In the genome of Myroides phaeus, one region contains:
- a CDS encoding enoyl-CoA hydratase/isomerase family protein yields MELLLTEIKNKVGIITLNSERTLNSLNYPMADALTKVLEDWKTNDDIACVFLQGAGEKAFCAGGDVRQMHDAIIEQRQIDGTKVPQKCFDFFLKEYQLDYNIHKYPKPIVVWGSGIVMGGGMGLLVGASHRIVTEKSKLAMPEVTIGLYPDVGATYFLNRMPSAYGVYLGVTGTRLDGADALFLNLADYYMASSEKEVVIDALAAADWTKDHKATIDAILENVARKTAKPVSQAQEHQEFIKLFESAETIQQFREVLLSYEAKDEWIEGGLKTFMAGSPSSTHVIFRQLNSNKNMSLADVFRSELNMSCQCSIHPDFAEGVRALLVDKDQSPKWQPATFEEVTAEWVDSYFTPLWTADTHPLKHLV; encoded by the coding sequence ATGGAATTATTGCTTACAGAGATAAAGAATAAGGTTGGAATTATAACACTAAATTCAGAGAGAACGCTAAACTCTTTGAATTATCCAATGGCTGATGCGTTGACAAAAGTATTAGAGGATTGGAAAACGAATGATGATATTGCTTGTGTTTTCTTACAAGGCGCAGGTGAAAAGGCTTTTTGTGCAGGAGGAGATGTTCGTCAGATGCACGATGCTATTATAGAACAACGTCAAATAGACGGAACAAAAGTACCTCAAAAGTGTTTCGATTTCTTTTTAAAAGAATATCAATTAGATTATAATATACACAAATACCCTAAGCCTATCGTAGTGTGGGGAAGTGGCATTGTTATGGGAGGAGGAATGGGCTTATTAGTTGGCGCTTCTCACCGTATTGTTACTGAAAAAAGTAAATTAGCGATGCCAGAGGTGACCATTGGGTTGTATCCAGATGTAGGGGCTACTTATTTTCTAAATCGTATGCCGTCTGCTTATGGTGTTTATTTAGGGGTAACAGGTACTCGCTTAGATGGAGCCGATGCGTTATTTCTAAATTTAGCAGATTATTATATGGCATCATCAGAAAAAGAAGTTGTTATTGATGCTTTAGCTGCTGCTGATTGGACTAAAGACCACAAAGCGACTATAGATGCTATTTTAGAGAATGTGGCTCGTAAAACGGCTAAACCTGTTTCTCAAGCACAAGAACACCAAGAATTTATAAAGCTATTTGAATCAGCAGAAACGATTCAGCAATTCAGAGAAGTACTGCTATCCTATGAAGCGAAAGACGAATGGATAGAAGGGGGATTAAAAACGTTTATGGCAGGTTCACCAAGTTCGACTCACGTTATTTTTAGACAGTTAAATTCAAATAAGAATATGTCTTTAGCAGATGTCTTCCGTTCAGAGTTAAATATGTCTTGCCAATGTTCTATACATCCTGATTTTGCAGAAGGTGTTAGAGCCTTGTTAGTTGACAAAGACCAATCGCCCAAATGGCAACCTGCTACTTTTGAAGAAGTAACAGCAGAGTGGGTAGATAGTTATTTTACACCTTTATGGACAGCAGATACGCATCCGTTAAAACACTTAGTATAA
- a CDS encoding porin, whose protein sequence is MIKRKISLFLLLAMSTSLYSQTDSIKKTEPTALFTINGNKDVVNYFNLYLDSRYDFNTTFNGQQTDNSNFQVNQTRMYLTTKFLDKVEFSMRYSLLNNNDNPLEFAVLEYFANEKWSFAAGRLMTGWGSFEIDYNGGELYMYSNIYPDIEVYSNGASVSYHTPKSTYTLQFISPGDGFVAEKYKNKAFGYLGLWQGELFDGKLKTRYGYGLLQHDASRYYNWVTIGNRLDIDNLQIEADWMFGYRNLNYSSILDLENDLGNTYIKDNATTLSLKYKIDKVVPYVKGMYSKRNDLDNGNAYSVVGVQGAVEYYPFSEPLFKDIRLFASYNYQNTTFDKNLSNLSDSHQHQVICGVRWLVPLVKK, encoded by the coding sequence ATGATAAAGAGAAAAATATCACTTTTCCTATTGTTAGCGATGAGCACATCGCTTTATAGTCAAACAGATAGCATTAAAAAAACAGAACCTACTGCTCTATTTACAATCAACGGAAATAAAGACGTTGTAAATTACTTTAACTTGTATTTAGATAGTAGATATGATTTTAATACTACTTTTAATGGACAGCAAACTGATAATAGCAATTTCCAGGTAAACCAAACAAGAATGTACCTAACTACAAAGTTCTTAGATAAGGTAGAATTTTCTATGCGCTATAGTTTGCTAAATAACAATGACAATCCATTAGAGTTTGCAGTATTAGAATATTTTGCTAATGAAAAGTGGTCTTTTGCTGCTGGTCGTTTAATGACAGGTTGGGGATCTTTTGAAATTGATTATAATGGGGGTGAATTATATATGTACTCAAATATATACCCAGATATTGAGGTATATAGCAATGGTGCAAGTGTAAGTTACCACACTCCTAAAAGTACATATACCTTACAATTCATAAGTCCTGGTGATGGTTTTGTAGCTGAAAAATATAAAAACAAAGCTTTTGGTTATTTAGGATTATGGCAAGGTGAGTTGTTTGATGGTAAACTTAAAACAAGATATGGTTATGGTTTACTACAGCACGATGCTTCAAGATATTATAACTGGGTAACTATTGGTAATAGATTAGACATAGACAACCTTCAAATTGAGGCTGACTGGATGTTTGGTTATAGAAACCTTAATTATAGTTCTATACTTGATTTAGAGAATGATTTAGGAAATACTTATATCAAAGACAACGCAACTACGTTAAGTTTAAAATATAAAATTGATAAAGTTGTTCCTTATGTAAAAGGAATGTATAGTAAGAGAAATGATTTAGACAACGGAAATGCTTACTCTGTAGTTGGAGTTCAAGGTGCTGTTGAATATTACCCATTCTCTGAACCTTTATTTAAAGACATCAGACTTTTTGCTTCTTACAATTATCAAAACACAACGTTTGATAAAAACTTAAGCAATTTAAGTGATTCACATCAACACCAAGTAATCTGTGGAGTACGTTGGTTAGTGCCATTGGTTAAAAAATAG
- a CDS encoding DUF6268 family outer membrane beta-barrel protein yields the protein MRILRLFPVFLCLCAGSINAQNKIQGQLKVDYVPASNYIRPIDSVKTDSKSDFKRVDLGIEVPLFSKVDFRGKPQLWSLMMQGAYAKMNNTNYEEELFPTELVNAQIGIKHFRSISDSWSIMAIASIGLYTDMVQVDKEAILAQGGVFFIKHFNPRLALGVGPVLTNSFGAPMVLPGIYFNWETLGFFRLKIAFPEGMELAYSFTESFDLKLAVDLTGMTAISKANDKMMLLGYQQITAGLRPEVKLSNNITLSLTMGSTLGRSFQFNERKIKSIFKTKDAADPKFTSTLYSAFVLKWKF from the coding sequence ATGCGAATTTTAAGATTATTTCCTGTATTCCTTTGCTTGTGTGCTGGGAGTATAAATGCTCAAAATAAAATACAAGGACAATTAAAAGTAGATTATGTTCCTGCATCAAACTACATCCGTCCAATAGATAGTGTAAAAACAGATTCTAAGAGTGATTTTAAACGAGTTGACTTAGGAATAGAAGTTCCTTTATTCTCTAAGGTTGATTTTAGAGGAAAGCCGCAATTATGGAGTTTGATGATGCAAGGAGCGTATGCTAAGATGAATAACACAAATTATGAAGAGGAGTTGTTTCCAACAGAGCTGGTGAATGCTCAAATTGGAATAAAACACTTTCGCTCGATAAGCGATAGTTGGTCCATAATGGCCATTGCATCAATTGGACTTTATACAGATATGGTTCAAGTTGACAAAGAAGCTATATTAGCCCAAGGAGGTGTGTTTTTTATTAAACATTTTAATCCCCGTTTAGCATTAGGGGTAGGGCCAGTATTAACCAATAGTTTTGGAGCACCTATGGTATTGCCAGGTATTTACTTTAACTGGGAAACGTTAGGATTCTTTAGACTTAAAATTGCTTTTCCAGAAGGAATGGAGTTAGCGTACAGTTTTACAGAGAGTTTTGATCTCAAGTTAGCAGTTGATTTAACAGGGATGACTGCCATTAGTAAAGCCAATGACAAGATGATGTTGTTGGGTTATCAGCAAATTACTGCTGGTTTACGACCAGAAGTAAAGTTATCGAACAATATTACACTATCTCTAACAATGGGCTCTACTTTAGGTCGCTCTTTCCAATTTAATGAAAGAAAGATAAAGAGCATTTTTAAAACAAAAGATGCAGCTGATCCTAAGTTCACAAGTACTTTATATAGCGCCTTTGTTTTAAAGTGGAAATTCTAA
- a CDS encoding LytR/AlgR family response regulator transcription factor: MTTTNQPLLKCLVIDDEPLARRAIVDFILKVDFLEATNSCASAIEALELIEKETFDLIFLDINMPYLSGIEFLETLSNPPLVIFTTAYSEHALEGYRFDIVDYLLKPIDFKRFYQASLKAKQLYILKSEKTNQTATDSFVYVRQDDSFIKIDWNDLLFVEGMQNYLKLQMIDKSLVIHQTMTTIEELLPKQSFFRIHKSYLININHISSISGTRLFINEKQLPISRMRKEELLKQVVYKKLLSR, translated from the coding sequence ATGACTACAACTAATCAACCTTTGCTAAAATGCTTAGTCATTGATGATGAACCTTTAGCGAGAAGAGCTATTGTAGATTTTATTTTAAAAGTAGATTTCTTAGAAGCTACTAATTCTTGTGCTTCAGCAATTGAAGCACTTGAGTTAATAGAAAAGGAAACTTTTGATTTAATTTTTCTTGATATTAATATGCCTTATTTGTCGGGTATAGAGTTTTTAGAGACTCTATCTAATCCTCCTTTAGTAATTTTTACTACTGCTTATTCTGAACATGCTTTAGAGGGGTATCGCTTTGATATTGTGGACTATTTACTAAAACCGATTGATTTTAAGCGCTTTTATCAAGCGAGTTTAAAGGCAAAGCAATTGTATATCCTTAAATCAGAAAAGACAAATCAAACAGCGACTGATTCGTTTGTATATGTAAGACAAGACGATAGTTTTATTAAAATAGACTGGAATGATTTACTTTTTGTAGAAGGAATGCAAAACTATTTAAAGCTTCAGATGATTGATAAATCATTGGTTATACATCAAACAATGACAACAATTGAAGAGCTGTTGCCTAAGCAAAGTTTTTTTAGAATTCACAAGTCGTATTTAATCAATATAAATCATATTAGTTCTATTTCTGGAACACGTCTATTTATAAATGAAAAACAACTACCTATTTCAAGAATGCGCAAAGAGGAATTATTGAAACAGGTAGTGTATAAAAAGTTACTTAGCAGATAA
- a CDS encoding sensor histidine kinase — protein MKLSIKKKNHVFIFLFWIILSISVWAQDIRPGAPWPSILPNLILISVFIIVSHYLSDNLLPKALKSRNMKLFGIQSVLCVLFLSLILALVFTFLPNDSNELLSFRKEYINNPLRFFLVQYYSAIPSSIAILTTTCGIRFYQEHNQIEKDHNKLKKEHLEAQLKLLQDQINPHLMFNILNHIHILMQSNVELASTLLIKFSDILRYQLYECNHKVVFLHREIKYLQDLVAVEKIRWGDELKVDCEWIIKNGQLQIAPLLLVPLVENSFKHVSRLPESIGYIKIFCKENQGTLTLSIENSYSTKYKLPAKESSGIGLKNVKERLKMLYPNQHAISIEQTENYYNLLLTIKL, from the coding sequence ATGAAACTCAGTATAAAAAAGAAAAATCACGTCTTTATCTTCTTGTTTTGGATTATCTTATCTATCTCAGTATGGGCACAAGATATACGCCCTGGAGCTCCTTGGCCTTCTATACTACCAAATCTTATTCTCATCAGCGTTTTCATTATTGTATCGCACTATTTAAGCGATAATTTACTTCCAAAAGCATTGAAATCCAGAAATATGAAGCTTTTCGGTATTCAAAGTGTTTTATGTGTCTTGTTCTTATCTCTTATCTTGGCATTGGTATTTACATTCTTACCAAATGATTCTAATGAATTACTTTCTTTCAGAAAAGAATACATTAATAATCCTCTCCGATTCTTTTTAGTACAATATTATAGTGCAATTCCTTCATCAATTGCTATTTTAACTACCACTTGTGGTATTCGTTTTTACCAGGAGCACAATCAAATAGAAAAAGATCACAATAAACTTAAAAAGGAACATTTAGAGGCTCAATTAAAGCTTTTACAGGACCAGATTAACCCTCATTTGATGTTTAATATTTTAAACCATATTCACATACTGATGCAAAGTAATGTTGAATTAGCATCTACTCTATTGATAAAGTTTTCTGATATACTTCGCTATCAACTCTATGAGTGCAATCATAAAGTTGTCTTTCTTCATAGAGAAATCAAATATTTGCAAGACCTTGTTGCAGTTGAGAAAATACGTTGGGGGGATGAATTAAAAGTTGACTGTGAGTGGATAATAAAAAACGGACAACTTCAGATTGCTCCTCTTTTATTAGTTCCTTTGGTTGAGAATTCTTTTAAGCACGTTTCGAGGTTGCCAGAATCTATCGGATATATTAAAATATTCTGTAAAGAGAATCAAGGTACACTTACGTTAAGTATCGAAAATTCGTACAGTACTAAGTATAAACTGCCAGCTAAAGAAAGTTCTGGAATAGGTTTGAAAAATGTAAAAGAGCGACTTAAAATGCTTTATCCTAACCAACACGCTATCAGTATTGAACAAACTGAAAATTATTACAACTTATTATTAACGATCAAATTATAA
- a CDS encoding porin family protein: MKKQRILCSTALFMLLLTSVSSFAQSPFHIGVKAGADYSSLTTNLKGMNTKNALGYSVGITTQYDFQKFYLQADALFTQHKTTIEQDNFKDQNIKLNTIDIPVVLGYKLINLSLAEIHIFGGAKYSYALDKNLNFQGNLTNFKSNINQSNLSLKGGVGVSVWKFNVDLAYEYGLKNIAKDFKSKPHNFNLSVGYFFL; encoded by the coding sequence ATGAAAAAACAAAGAATTCTATGTTCTACGGCATTGTTTATGCTGCTACTTACTTCAGTAAGCTCATTTGCTCAATCTCCTTTTCACATTGGAGTTAAGGCGGGTGCTGATTATTCATCTTTAACAACAAACTTAAAGGGAATGAACACTAAAAATGCCTTGGGGTATTCTGTAGGTATTACTACACAGTATGACTTTCAAAAATTCTATTTACAAGCTGATGCTTTGTTTACACAGCATAAAACAACAATAGAACAGGATAATTTTAAAGATCAAAATATAAAATTAAATACCATTGATATACCAGTTGTATTGGGGTATAAATTGATAAACTTGTCCTTAGCTGAAATTCATATCTTTGGAGGTGCTAAATATTCTTATGCTTTGGATAAGAACTTAAATTTTCAAGGTAATCTTACTAACTTTAAAAGTAATATCAACCAATCTAATCTAAGTTTAAAAGGTGGTGTTGGTGTTTCAGTATGGAAGTTTAATGTGGATTTAGCCTATGAATATGGTCTAAAAAATATAGCTAAAGATTTCAAATCTAAACCTCATAATTTTAATTTGAGTGTAGGGTATTTCTTTTTATAA
- a CDS encoding aminoacyl-histidine dipeptidase, giving the protein MSQEVRSLEPKQLWNKFADLNAVPRPSKKEERVIEFMMNFGKDLGLATIKDEVGNVIIKKPATEGMENRKTIVMQSHLDMVHQKNNDTEFDFDTQGIEMYVDEEGWVRAKGTTLGADNGIGVATIMAILESTDIPHPAIEALFTIDEETGMTGAKGLQGGMLEGEILLNLDTEEDDEIDIGCAGGIDVTASAEYDEEDTPEASVGYRITVKGLHGGHSGMDIHKGLGNANKIMNRLLFDAFDNFGLQIAKIKGGSLRNAIPRESVAEVIIAKVYDEAFVYDMNTIVDEIKAELHTVDPNLEVIFDRLEEGDMPKKVMPPMAQYFFVRSMQTAHNGVYRLSPDFEDLVEASNNIAKVDVADGKLTVKCLTRSSVESSKMDVANGLRSAFELMGCEVEFSGSYPGWSPNAESEIKDILVDIYERQVGETPSVVACHAGLECGILGTNYPDMDMISFGPTIRGAHSPVERANIASVQKFWKFVLQILKEIPVKQ; this is encoded by the coding sequence ATGAGTCAAGAAGTTAGAAGCTTAGAACCTAAGCAATTATGGAATAAGTTCGCTGATTTAAACGCAGTTCCACGTCCTTCAAAAAAAGAAGAACGCGTAATTGAGTTCATGATGAATTTTGGAAAAGATTTGGGATTGGCAACAATCAAAGATGAAGTTGGAAATGTCATCATTAAGAAACCTGCAACAGAAGGAATGGAGAACAGAAAAACAATTGTGATGCAATCACACTTGGATATGGTTCACCAAAAAAATAACGATACTGAGTTCGATTTCGACACACAAGGTATTGAAATGTATGTAGATGAAGAAGGATGGGTAAGAGCAAAAGGTACAACATTAGGTGCTGATAACGGTATTGGTGTTGCTACTATTATGGCTATTTTAGAGAGTACTGATATTCCTCACCCAGCAATTGAAGCTTTATTTACAATTGATGAAGAAACAGGAATGACTGGTGCTAAAGGTCTTCAAGGAGGTATGTTAGAAGGAGAGATTCTTTTAAACTTAGATACGGAAGAAGATGACGAGATTGATATCGGATGTGCTGGTGGTATTGATGTAACTGCATCTGCAGAATACGATGAAGAAGATACTCCAGAGGCTTCAGTTGGTTACAGAATTACAGTAAAAGGATTACACGGAGGTCACTCAGGAATGGATATTCATAAAGGATTAGGTAATGCTAACAAAATTATGAACCGTTTGTTATTTGATGCTTTCGATAATTTCGGATTACAAATTGCAAAAATCAAAGGTGGTAGTTTACGTAATGCTATTCCTCGTGAGAGTGTAGCTGAAGTGATTATTGCTAAGGTATATGACGAAGCTTTCGTTTACGATATGAATACAATCGTTGATGAAATTAAAGCAGAATTACATACAGTAGATCCTAATTTAGAAGTTATTTTTGATAGATTAGAAGAAGGTGATATGCCTAAAAAAGTTATGCCACCAATGGCACAATACTTCTTTGTACGTTCAATGCAAACAGCTCACAACGGAGTTTATAGATTAAGTCCTGATTTTGAAGACTTAGTTGAAGCATCAAACAACATTGCTAAAGTAGATGTAGCTGATGGTAAATTAACTGTAAAATGTTTAACAAGATCATCTGTAGAATCATCTAAAATGGATGTTGCTAACGGATTGCGTTCTGCCTTCGAATTAATGGGATGTGAAGTTGAATTTTCAGGTTCTTACCCAGGATGGAGTCCAAACGCTGAATCAGAAATTAAAGATATTTTAGTAGATATCTATGAAAGACAAGTAGGAGAAACACCAAGTGTTGTTGCTTGTCACGCTGGTTTAGAGTGTGGTATTTTAGGAACGAATTATCCTGATATGGATATGATTTCTTTTGGACCAACAATTAGAGGAGCTCACTCTCCAGTAGAAAGAGCAAACATTGCATCTGTTCAGAAGTTCTGGAAGTTTGTATTACAAATTTTAAAAGAAATTCCAGTAAAACAATAA
- a CDS encoding YceI family protein: MKKSFLAITMMGLLVMSCGQKKEENKDVATETTEQVETVKTELTHSIEWTAFKTPEKVGVKGTFSDVKLLDVKEATTLEESLKGAAFIVTTSTVSTNDVGRDEKLKVEFFAKMVGNINGFFGEFKDGKVVVNLTMNGVTKEKEFSYVVEDNAMKINGSIDILGDFVAQTAFDSLHEACKDLHAGKTWSDVEIAVEIKK, translated from the coding sequence ATGAAAAAATCGTTTTTAGCTATCACAATGATGGGGCTTTTAGTAATGTCTTGTGGGCAAAAAAAAGAAGAGAATAAGGATGTAGCTACAGAAACAACAGAACAAGTAGAAACTGTAAAAACAGAATTAACTCATTCAATTGAGTGGACTGCATTTAAAACACCTGAAAAAGTAGGAGTTAAAGGTACGTTCTCAGATGTGAAGTTACTTGATGTTAAAGAAGCTACAACGTTAGAAGAATCTTTAAAAGGAGCTGCATTTATTGTTACAACATCAACTGTTAGTACAAATGATGTAGGTAGAGATGAGAAATTAAAAGTTGAATTCTTTGCTAAAATGGTTGGGAATATCAATGGTTTCTTTGGAGAGTTCAAAGATGGAAAAGTTGTTGTAAACTTAACGATGAATGGAGTAACAAAAGAGAAAGAATTCAGTTATGTTGTAGAAGACAATGCAATGAAAATCAATGGATCAATTGATATTTTAGGAGACTTCGTAGCGCAAACTGCATTTGATAGTTTACACGAAGCTTGTAAAGATTTACACGCTGGTAAAACGTGGAGTGATGTAGAGATTGCAGTAGAGATTAAAAAATAA
- the prfA gene encoding peptide chain release factor 1: MLDRLQIIKQRFDEVSDLIIQPDVIADQKRYVQLNKEYKDLKQLVDKRVEYMNLTANLEEANEIIADGSDAEMVEMAKMQLDEAKDRLPELEEEIKFLLIPKDPEDAKNVMVEVRAGTGGDEASIFAGDLYRMYTKYCEGRGWRTSVVDVNEGSAGGYKEVIFEVTGEDVYGTLKFEAGVHRVQRVPQTETQGRVHTSAATVMVLPEAEEFDVQIDMNDVRIDLFCSSGPGGQSVNTTKSAVRMTHIPTGLVAQCQDEKSQHKNKDKALSVLRSRLYEMELAKKQAVDAQKRSSQVSSGDRSAKIRTYNYPQGRVTDHRIGLTLYDLDGVMNGNIQKIIDELQLVSNTEKLKESEVF; the protein is encoded by the coding sequence ATGTTAGATAGACTACAAATTATAAAGCAACGTTTTGACGAAGTTTCTGACTTAATTATTCAGCCGGATGTAATCGCTGACCAAAAACGTTACGTACAATTAAATAAAGAATATAAAGATTTAAAACAACTTGTTGATAAACGAGTTGAGTATATGAATCTTACAGCTAATCTTGAAGAAGCTAATGAAATCATCGCTGACGGTAGTGATGCTGAGATGGTTGAAATGGCTAAAATGCAATTAGATGAAGCTAAAGATCGTTTACCAGAATTAGAAGAAGAGATCAAATTCTTACTTATACCAAAGGATCCTGAGGATGCTAAAAACGTAATGGTAGAGGTACGTGCTGGTACTGGTGGTGATGAAGCAAGTATCTTTGCAGGAGATTTATACAGAATGTACACTAAATACTGTGAAGGTAGAGGGTGGAGAACTTCTGTTGTAGATGTAAACGAAGGAAGTGCTGGTGGATATAAAGAGGTTATCTTTGAAGTAACAGGAGAAGACGTATACGGAACGTTGAAATTTGAAGCAGGTGTACACCGTGTACAACGTGTTCCACAAACTGAAACACAAGGACGTGTTCACACTTCTGCTGCTACTGTAATGGTATTACCTGAAGCTGAAGAGTTTGATGTACAAATTGATATGAATGATGTTCGTATTGACTTATTCTGTTCATCTGGTCCTGGAGGTCAGTCAGTAAATACAACTAAATCAGCTGTACGTATGACGCACATTCCAACAGGATTAGTTGCTCAATGTCAAGATGAGAAGTCTCAACATAAGAATAAAGATAAAGCTTTATCTGTATTGCGTTCTCGTTTATACGAAATGGAGTTAGCTAAGAAACAAGCTGTAGATGCTCAAAAACGTAGTTCTCAAGTTAGTAGTGGAGATAGATCTGCTAAGATTAGAACTTATAACTACCCACAAGGTCGTGTAACGGATCACCGTATTGGTTTAACGTTATATGATTTGGATGGTGTTATGAACGGAAATATCCAGAAAATTATTGATGAATTACAATTAGTTAGTAATACTGAGAAGCTTAAAGAAAGCGAAGTATTTTAA
- the pyrF gene encoding orotidine-5'-phosphate decarboxylase — protein sequence MTTQQLVEQIVKKKSFLCIGLDVDLAKIPAAFLQEEDPIFSFNKAIIDATHDITVAYKPNIAFYEAYGLKGWTSLKKTIDYLNANYPEVYTIADAKRGDIGNTATMYAKAFFEDMAFDSVTVAPYMGKDSVEPFLEFENKHTILLALTSNKGAFDYQTQKVGDKELYQVVLETSKSYKNSDNLMYVVGATKAEYFKEIRKIVPNSFLLVPGVGAQGGSLKDVCEFGFNSQVGLLINSSRGIIYASNGADFAERAREEALVLQKEMEDIIKNKL from the coding sequence ATGACAACACAACAATTAGTAGAACAAATAGTTAAGAAAAAATCATTTCTTTGTATCGGATTAGACGTTGATTTAGCAAAGATTCCAGCTGCTTTTCTACAAGAGGAAGACCCTATTTTTAGTTTTAATAAAGCTATCATTGATGCTACGCACGACATCACTGTGGCTTACAAACCAAATATTGCTTTCTATGAGGCATACGGACTAAAAGGATGGACTTCTTTGAAGAAAACGATTGATTATTTGAATGCAAATTACCCTGAGGTGTACACAATTGCTGATGCTAAACGTGGAGACATTGGAAACACAGCTACTATGTATGCAAAGGCATTCTTTGAAGATATGGCTTTTGATAGTGTAACTGTTGCTCCATATATGGGAAAAGATTCAGTAGAACCTTTCTTAGAATTTGAAAATAAGCATACTATTTTGTTAGCATTGACTTCAAATAAAGGAGCATTTGATTATCAAACTCAGAAGGTAGGAGATAAGGAATTATACCAAGTAGTTTTAGAAACTTCTAAGTCGTACAAAAACTCTGATAACCTAATGTATGTTGTAGGAGCTACAAAAGCAGAGTATTTTAAAGAAATTAGAAAGATAGTTCCTAATAGTTTCTTACTTGTTCCTGGAGTTGGAGCACAAGGAGGTAGTTTAAAAGATGTATGTGAGTTTGGATTTAATAGCCAAGTAGGTTTATTAATCAATTCATCACGAGGAATTATCTATGCTTCTAATGGTGCTGATTTTGCTGAAAGAGCACGAGAAGAAGCTCTTGTTCTACAAAAAGAAATGGAAGATATAATAAAAAATAAGCTATAA
- a CDS encoding ABC transporter substrate-binding protein: MIVLKDQIGQEHTFTSRPKRIVSLVPSQTETLFDLGLEDEIVGITKFCVHPYHLKVTKTNVGGTKKVHKEKIRLLEPDIIICNKEENTLEIVESLKEICPVWVTDVITLEDNLKMIEDFGVLFNKRTESRKWIDKLRFAQKDFMSFVSDKPSYTAAYFIWREPFMVAGKDTFINELMTLCKFENVYANRDERYPEIELRKIRIQGDPELVFLSSEPFPFKEEHAFEIGRFTHHGKTVFVDGEMFSWHGTHLFRAFDYFKQIHERIE; the protein is encoded by the coding sequence ATGATTGTATTAAAAGACCAAATAGGTCAAGAACATACTTTTACAAGTAGACCAAAACGAATTGTGTCTTTAGTTCCTTCACAAACAGAAACATTGTTTGATTTAGGACTGGAAGATGAGATTGTTGGTATTACTAAATTTTGTGTACATCCATATCACTTAAAAGTAACGAAGACTAACGTTGGAGGAACTAAAAAGGTACACAAAGAGAAAATAAGATTATTAGAGCCGGATATTATTATTTGTAATAAAGAAGAAAATACTTTAGAAATAGTAGAAAGCTTAAAAGAGATTTGTCCTGTTTGGGTAACTGATGTTATCACATTAGAGGATAATTTGAAGATGATAGAGGATTTTGGTGTGTTGTTTAACAAGCGTACAGAGTCAAGAAAATGGATTGATAAATTGCGTTTTGCACAGAAAGATTTTATGTCTTTTGTAAGTGATAAACCAAGTTACACAGCTGCTTATTTTATTTGGAGAGAACCATTTATGGTAGCTGGTAAAGACACATTTATCAATGAATTGATGACACTTTGTAAGTTTGAAAACGTTTATGCTAACAGAGATGAAAGATATCCTGAAATTGAATTGAGAAAGATACGCATTCAAGGAGATCCAGAGTTGGTGTTTTTATCATCAGAGCCGTTCCCTTTTAAAGAAGAACACGCTTTTGAAATAGGTCGTTTTACACATCACGGAAAAACCGTTTTTGTAGATGGAGAGATGTTTTCTTGGCACGGTACTCATCTATTTAGAGCCTTTGATTACTTTAAACAGATACACGAAAGAATAGAATAA